A genome region from Phocoena sinus isolate mPhoSin1 chromosome 16, mPhoSin1.pri, whole genome shotgun sequence includes the following:
- the IKZF5 gene encoding zinc finger protein Pegasus isoform X1 produces the protein MGEKKPEPLDFVKDFQEYLTQQTHHVNMISGSVSGDKEAEALQGAGTDGDQNGLDHPSVEVSLDENSGMLVDGFERTFDGKLKCRYCNYASKGTARLIEHIRIHTGEKPHRCHLCPFASAYERHLEAHMRSHTGEKPYKCELCSFRCSDRSNLSHHRRRKHKMVPIKGTRSSLSSKKMWGVLQKKTSNLGYSRRALINLSPPSMVVQKPDYLNDFTHEIPNIQTDSYESMAKPTPAGGLPRDPQELMVDNPLNQLSTLAGQLSSLPPENQNPASPDVVPCPDEKPFMMQQPSAQAVVSAVSASIPQSSSPTSPEARPSHSQRNYSPVAGPSSEPSAHTSTPSMGNSQPSTPAPTLPVQDPQLLHHCQHCDMYFADNILYTIHMGCHGYENPFQCNICGCKCKNKYDFACHFARGQHNQH, from the exons aTGGGTGAAAAGAAACCAGAGCCTTTGGACTTTGTGAAAGATTTCCAGGAATACCTGACTCAGCAGACCCATCATGTCAACATGATTTCTGGATCAGTTAGTGGGGACAAAGAAGCAGAGGCTCTTCAGGGAG CTGGAACAGATGGTGATCAAAATGGACTTGATCACCCATCTGTTGAAGTTTCCCTGGATGAAAACTCAGGAATGTTAGTAGACGGGTTTGAAAGGACCTTTGATGGGAAGCTCAAGTGTCGGTACTGCAACTATGCCAGCAAAGGCACCGCACGGCTCATTGAACACATTAGAATCCACACAG gtGAGAAACCTCATAGATGTCACTTATGTCCATTTGCATCTGCTTATGAGCGTCATCTGGAAGCCCATATGCGTtcccatacaggagaaaaaccatataaatgTGAATTGTGTTCCTTCCGCTGCAGTGATCGAAGTAACCTGTCCCATCATCGAAGGCGCAAGCATAAAATGGTACCAATTAAAGGTACTAGGTCTTCCTTAAGCAGCAAGAAGATGTGGGGggttttacagaagaaaacaagCAATCTGGGCTATAGCAGACGAGCACTAATCAACTTAAGCCCACCTTCCATGGTGGTTCAGAAGCCAGACTACCTTAATGACTTTACCCATGAAATCCCGAATATCCAGACTGACTCCTATGAAAGTATGGCAAAACCCACACCAGCTGGTGGCCTGCCAAGGGACCCCCAAGAACTCATGGTTGACAACCCTTTAAACCAGCTGTCAACTCTAGCAGGACAGTTGTCCAGTTTGCCACCTGAAAACCAAAACCCCGCATCCCCTGATGTAGTTCCCTGCCCTGATGAGAAGCCTTTCATGATGCAGCAGCCCTCTGCTCAAGCAGTAGTTTCTGCCGTGTCAGCCAGTATTCCTCAGAGCTCCTCTCCCACTAGCCCTGAAGCTCGGCCATCACATAGTCAGAGGAACTATAGTCCGGTGGCAGGTCCGAGCAGTGAACCAAGTGCTCACACGAGTACTCCCAGCATGGGAAACAGTCAGCCAAGCACTCCAGCTCCGACCCTGCCGGTCCAGGACCCTCAGCTTCTACACCACTGCCAGCACTGTGACATGTACTTTGCCGACAATATCCTTTACACTATTCATATGGGATGTCATGGGTATGAAAATCCTTTTCAGTGTAACATATGTGGATGCAAATGTAAAAACAAGTATGATTTTGCCTGTCATTTTGCAAGAGGGCAACATAACCAACACTGA
- the IKZF5 gene encoding zinc finger protein Pegasus isoform X2, which produces MLVDGFERTFDGKLKCRYCNYASKGTARLIEHIRIHTGEKPHRCHLCPFASAYERHLEAHMRSHTGEKPYKCELCSFRCSDRSNLSHHRRRKHKMVPIKGTRSSLSSKKMWGVLQKKTSNLGYSRRALINLSPPSMVVQKPDYLNDFTHEIPNIQTDSYESMAKPTPAGGLPRDPQELMVDNPLNQLSTLAGQLSSLPPENQNPASPDVVPCPDEKPFMMQQPSAQAVVSAVSASIPQSSSPTSPEARPSHSQRNYSPVAGPSSEPSAHTSTPSMGNSQPSTPAPTLPVQDPQLLHHCQHCDMYFADNILYTIHMGCHGYENPFQCNICGCKCKNKYDFACHFARGQHNQH; this is translated from the exons ATGTTAGTAGACGGGTTTGAAAGGACCTTTGATGGGAAGCTCAAGTGTCGGTACTGCAACTATGCCAGCAAAGGCACCGCACGGCTCATTGAACACATTAGAATCCACACAG gtGAGAAACCTCATAGATGTCACTTATGTCCATTTGCATCTGCTTATGAGCGTCATCTGGAAGCCCATATGCGTtcccatacaggagaaaaaccatataaatgTGAATTGTGTTCCTTCCGCTGCAGTGATCGAAGTAACCTGTCCCATCATCGAAGGCGCAAGCATAAAATGGTACCAATTAAAGGTACTAGGTCTTCCTTAAGCAGCAAGAAGATGTGGGGggttttacagaagaaaacaagCAATCTGGGCTATAGCAGACGAGCACTAATCAACTTAAGCCCACCTTCCATGGTGGTTCAGAAGCCAGACTACCTTAATGACTTTACCCATGAAATCCCGAATATCCAGACTGACTCCTATGAAAGTATGGCAAAACCCACACCAGCTGGTGGCCTGCCAAGGGACCCCCAAGAACTCATGGTTGACAACCCTTTAAACCAGCTGTCAACTCTAGCAGGACAGTTGTCCAGTTTGCCACCTGAAAACCAAAACCCCGCATCCCCTGATGTAGTTCCCTGCCCTGATGAGAAGCCTTTCATGATGCAGCAGCCCTCTGCTCAAGCAGTAGTTTCTGCCGTGTCAGCCAGTATTCCTCAGAGCTCCTCTCCCACTAGCCCTGAAGCTCGGCCATCACATAGTCAGAGGAACTATAGTCCGGTGGCAGGTCCGAGCAGTGAACCAAGTGCTCACACGAGTACTCCCAGCATGGGAAACAGTCAGCCAAGCACTCCAGCTCCGACCCTGCCGGTCCAGGACCCTCAGCTTCTACACCACTGCCAGCACTGTGACATGTACTTTGCCGACAATATCCTTTACACTATTCATATGGGATGTCATGGGTATGAAAATCCTTTTCAGTGTAACATATGTGGATGCAAATGTAAAAACAAGTATGATTTTGCCTGTCATTTTGCAAGAGGGCAACATAACCAACACTGA